The Pleurocapsa minor HA4230-MV1 genome has a window encoding:
- the acpP gene encoding acyl carrier protein, with amino-acid sequence MNQEIFEKVKGIVVDQLEVEADRVTPEASFANDLGADSLDTVELVMALEEEFDIEIPDEAAEQIDTVGKAVEHIATETAAA; translated from the coding sequence ATGAATCAAGAAATTTTTGAAAAAGTAAAAGGCATCGTCGTCGATCAACTAGAAGTAGAAGCCGATCGCGTTACTCCAGAGGCGAGCTTTGCTAATGATTTGGGTGCTGATTCTCTAGACACAGTAGAATTAGTTATGGCTTTAGAAGAAGAATTTGATATTGAGATTCCTGACGAAGCAGCAGAACAAATAGATACCGTCGGCAAAGCAGTTGAGCATATTGCTACAGAGACTGCCGCAGCTTAA
- the tkt gene encoding transketolase has protein sequence MVVATQSTKSVEELCINSIRFLAVDAIEKASSGHPGLPMGAAPMAFVLWDKFMRYNPKNPKWFNRDRFVLSAGHGSMLQYALLYLAGYDSVSIEDIKQFRQWGSSTPGHPENFVTSGIEVTTGPLGQGIANGVGLALAEAHLAAKFNKPDATLVDHYTYVIVGDGCNMEGISGEACSFAGHQGLGKLIAFYDDNHISIDGSTDVAFTEDVSKRFEAYGWHVLHVEDGNTDLDAIAKAIEEAKSVTDKPTMIKVTTIIGYGAPNKQNTGGIHGSALGEDEIKLTRENLGWNYEPFEIPDEALSHMRKAVERGAADEQAWNQVMSDYKAKYPQEAAEFERFLSGKLPDGWSDVLPTFTPEDKGLATRKYSEGCLNKLAPVVTELIGGSADLTHSNLTELKGFGDFQKGAYQNRNIHFGVREHGMGAICNGMALHSSGLIPYGATFLIFTDYMRAAIRLSALSEVGVIWVMTHDSIGQGEDGPTHQPIETIASLRAIPDLTVIRPADGNEVSGAYKIAIEYAKQNKPTLLALSRQGVPNLAGSSIEKTTKGAYVLSCGFAPEELDLILIGTGSEVQLCVGAAEKLIADGKKVRVVSMPSWELFEAQDQAYRDSVLPKVAAKRLSVEAGTSFGWQKYTGSEGGSVSIERFGASAPGATVMDKFGFSVDNVVAKAKEIIG, from the coding sequence ATGGTAGTTGCCACCCAATCAACTAAATCAGTTGAAGAACTTTGTATTAATTCGATTCGTTTTTTGGCAGTAGATGCCATAGAAAAAGCTAGTTCTGGACATCCAGGATTACCGATGGGCGCAGCGCCGATGGCTTTTGTGCTGTGGGATAAGTTCATGCGTTATAACCCGAAGAACCCTAAATGGTTCAACCGCGATCGCTTTGTACTTTCTGCTGGTCATGGGTCGATGTTGCAGTATGCTCTACTCTACCTCGCAGGCTATGATAGTGTCTCCATCGAAGATATTAAGCAGTTTCGTCAATGGGGTTCAAGTACCCCTGGACACCCCGAAAATTTTGTAACATCTGGGATCGAAGTTACTACAGGGCCATTAGGTCAAGGTATTGCTAATGGTGTTGGCTTGGCGCTAGCAGAAGCTCATTTAGCAGCGAAATTTAATAAGCCCGATGCCACTTTAGTCGATCATTACACCTATGTAATTGTGGGTGATGGCTGCAACATGGAGGGTATTTCTGGAGAAGCTTGCTCGTTTGCGGGACACCAAGGATTAGGTAAATTAATTGCCTTTTACGACGACAACCACATTTCGATTGATGGATCGACAGATGTAGCCTTTACTGAAGACGTTTCTAAGCGTTTTGAAGCTTATGGCTGGCACGTATTGCATGTTGAAGATGGGAATACAGATCTAGATGCGATCGCCAAAGCAATTGAAGAAGCTAAATCCGTCACCGACAAGCCAACTATGATCAAGGTGACGACCATTATTGGTTATGGTGCGCCAAATAAGCAAAATACTGGTGGTATTCACGGTTCTGCTTTAGGTGAAGACGAAATCAAGCTCACCCGCGAAAACTTAGGCTGGAACTACGAACCATTTGAAATTCCTGACGAAGCTCTTAGCCATATGCGCAAAGCAGTAGAGCGTGGTGCAGCAGATGAGCAAGCTTGGAATCAGGTAATGTCTGACTATAAAGCTAAGTATCCCCAAGAAGCAGCAGAATTTGAGCGTTTCCTTAGTGGTAAATTACCCGACGGTTGGTCAGATGTCTTACCAACATTTACCCCCGAAGATAAAGGATTGGCAACTCGTAAGTATTCAGAAGGTTGCTTAAACAAATTGGCTCCTGTGGTTACCGAATTGATCGGTGGTTCGGCAGATTTAACCCACTCTAATTTGACTGAGTTAAAAGGCTTTGGCGATTTCCAAAAAGGTGCTTATCAAAACCGTAACATTCACTTTGGTGTACGGGAACATGGAATGGGTGCAATTTGTAACGGAATGGCGCTACACTCTTCGGGATTAATTCCTTATGGTGCGACCTTCCTCATCTTTACCGACTATATGCGGGCGGCAATTCGCCTTTCTGCATTGTCAGAAGTAGGAGTAATTTGGGTCATGACTCATGACTCCATCGGTCAAGGTGAAGATGGGCCAACACACCAACCCATAGAAACTATCGCTTCTTTAAGAGCTATTCCCGACTTGACAGTTATTCGTCCTGCGGATGGCAACGAAGTTTCAGGAGCGTATAAAATTGCGATTGAATACGCTAAACAAAACAAACCAACATTGCTTGCACTATCTCGCCAAGGCGTACCCAACCTAGCAGGTAGTTCCATCGAAAAAACGACTAAAGGTGCTTATGTTCTTTCCTGTGGTTTTGCGCCTGAAGAATTAGATCTAATTTTGATTGGTACTGGTAGTGAAGTACAGCTTTGCGTTGGTGCTGCCGAAAAACTAATTGCTGATGGTAAGAAAGTGCGGGTTGTCTCCATGCCTTCTTGGGAACTGTTTGAAGCTCAAGATCAAGCCTATCGAGATTCAGTACTACCTAAAGTTGCTGCCAAACGTCTTTCTGTGGAAGCGGGAACTAGTTTCGGTTGGCAAAAATACACTGGTAGTGAAGGTGGCTCCGTCAGTATTGAGCGCTTTGGCGCATCCGCTCCTGGTGCTACTGTGATGGATAAATTTGGTTTCAGTGTTGATAATGTCGTCGCTAAAGCCAAAGAAATTATTGGTTAG
- a CDS encoding GNAT family N-acetyltransferase, whose product MDIVTLDVNHPLWLATLEQLPHDVYHLPNYVALDARRTETLPEAFLLQDDDKIFFAPYLLRSCTDIANSFGAEVYDIISPYGYPGILMSDAAANHPEFPDFALQQFLHTLQTRGVCSAFLRLHPILGENFAKVFLSNPLIENGKTVSIDLTLDEAKIWAKTRKGHQSTINKCLRLGFSAKTVSFTEYIDEFISIYEETMNRVKAIDIYYFSRDYFEGLLKLGEKVHLGIVELQGEIVCACLFFESCGIVQAHLGGTKSEFLKQSPFNLLLHQMRLWAKERGNKYLHIGGGVGGKHDNLYTFKSGFSKQRHEFFTLRSVVDLEKYNDLLQFRAKAINKSVEELQQSQFFPAYRAN is encoded by the coding sequence ATGGACATAGTTACTTTAGATGTAAATCATCCTTTGTGGTTGGCAACCCTCGAACAATTGCCTCACGATGTATATCATCTACCAAACTATGTTGCCTTAGATGCTCGACGTACAGAGACTCTTCCCGAAGCATTTCTCTTACAGGATGACGATAAAATATTTTTTGCCCCCTATTTACTCCGTTCTTGTACTGATATTGCAAATTCTTTTGGGGCAGAAGTTTATGACATTATCTCTCCTTATGGTTATCCTGGCATCTTAATGAGTGATGCTGCTGCTAATCATCCAGAATTCCCTGATTTTGCCCTTCAGCAGTTTCTCCACACTTTACAGACCAGAGGAGTATGTTCAGCTTTTCTGCGATTACACCCAATCTTGGGAGAAAATTTTGCCAAAGTTTTTCTGTCAAATCCTTTAATCGAAAATGGTAAAACTGTCTCAATTGATTTGACTTTAGATGAAGCTAAGATTTGGGCAAAAACTCGTAAGGGACATCAAAGTACAATTAATAAATGTCTAAGATTAGGATTTAGTGCCAAAACAGTATCCTTCACCGAATATATCGATGAATTTATTTCTATCTATGAAGAAACAATGAATCGGGTTAAGGCAATAGATATTTATTACTTTAGTCGTGATTACTTTGAAGGGTTATTAAAATTAGGCGAGAAAGTTCACTTAGGGATAGTTGAACTGCAAGGAGAAATTGTCTGTGCTTGCCTATTCTTTGAATCATGTGGCATTGTTCAGGCTCATTTAGGTGGCACCAAGAGTGAGTTTCTCAAGCAGTCTCCTTTTAACTTACTACTACATCAGATGCGACTTTGGGCAAAAGAAAGGGGAAATAAGTATCTACATATTGGCGGTGGCGTAGGTGGCAAGCACGATAATCTCTATACTTTTAAGTCAGGCTTTTCTAAACAGAGACATGAGTTTTTTACATTGCGCTCAGTGGTAGATTTAGAAAAATATAACGACTTACTACAGTTTAGGGCTAAGGCTATCAATAAATCTGTAGAAGAGCTACAGCAGTCCCAGTTTTTTCCCGCCTATCGTGCCAATTAG
- a CDS encoding glycerol-3-phosphate acyltransferase produces the protein MNLTPIWGSLTVFIVCPLLGGLPLIDWLTYALTGRQLGKLGTGNISVSAAFYHGGKVAGVCAVLSEAAKGITAVFLTRVFFSTGSAWEIIAIIALVMGRYWISKGAGTTNAVWGIVAHDPLSAGLVWLISLVGFTIIRDRLMGKYGALVLLVVMIGLRHPYQPEYAFATFGLACLLGWIYQNIPDDLDLAATTDKSSQSKMFRFFQGDKNIISLNSKLDAREVGAKAANLSRLKRQGYDVAEGWILRPGDDLKALIQKLEPTVQTPLIVRSSAIGEDSESASAAGQYISILNVTSKDQLESAIIDCQASYLDSSAIEYRRQNQQQESSMAILIQRQIEGQYSGVAFSRDPVNQLRDTVAIEALPGKATKIVSGKYTPQRYQVEISQTSSATSLEEQTITVIAEKSQQSNVIPQHIIESVALLAREMEDLFEGIPQDIEWTYDGTRLWLLQVRPITTMQPIWTRRIAAEVIPGKIRPLTWSINQPLTCGVWGKIFTIVLGDRAKDLNFEQTATLHFASAYFNASLLGTIFRRMGLPPESLEFLTRGATFSKPPLSSTVRNLPGLWRLLKREWRLDTDFESDRVKLFRPILAAIANQPTTELSSTEIIERINTILGLLDKATYYNILAPLSFAIRQGMFKVAETELDNSQAPEVMAVSYLAEIATEARKLLATEQITFDSSASLFAHIAENSEGSSVMERFNLWLDQYGYLSEVATDIAVPRWQDKPGIPRQMFTRFYFDVHGAKIAQAKSSISSQSWQAKLVQKRLDLKSQVGEIYNRLLAQLRWAFLALEQQWLDCGLIAEAGDIFLLKLEEITTLVNNSAQHHPLKQDLPELIQTRKQQWQAAVKLNPVPKLVYGKPQTITWQAPTINLPNQIQGIGSSSGQIEGVIKVISSLQQSDSEAWAAPNRINRQTIIVVPYTDAGWSPLLARAGGLISEVGGRLSHGAIIAREYNIPAVMDVDNAMNLFHDGQLVRLDGQTGIIEILN, from the coding sequence ATGAACCTGACACCAATTTGGGGTTCTCTAACCGTATTTATTGTTTGTCCTTTGCTGGGTGGGTTGCCCTTAATTGACTGGCTGACCTATGCTCTTACTGGTCGTCAATTAGGCAAACTAGGCACTGGGAATATTTCAGTATCCGCAGCCTTTTATCATGGCGGTAAAGTAGCTGGTGTGTGCGCTGTACTCTCCGAAGCAGCCAAAGGAATTACTGCGGTTTTCCTCACTAGAGTATTTTTCTCGACAGGTTCAGCTTGGGAAATTATCGCCATTATTGCCCTGGTGATGGGACGTTACTGGATTAGTAAAGGTGCGGGAACAACCAATGCTGTCTGGGGCATTGTGGCTCATGATCCGCTCTCAGCAGGATTAGTCTGGTTGATTAGTCTAGTGGGATTTACAATTATTCGCGATCGCCTCATGGGGAAATATGGTGCTTTAGTATTATTAGTGGTGATGATTGGCTTGCGTCATCCTTACCAACCAGAATATGCTTTTGCTACTTTTGGCTTGGCCTGTTTATTGGGCTGGATCTATCAAAATATCCCCGATGATTTAGATTTGGCTGCCACTACCGATAAATCTAGTCAAAGCAAAATGTTTCGTTTTTTTCAGGGAGACAAAAATATTATTAGTCTAAATAGCAAATTAGATGCCCGCGAAGTCGGGGCAAAAGCGGCCAACTTGTCTCGGCTCAAACGTCAGGGATATGATGTAGCTGAAGGCTGGATCTTACGTCCTGGAGACGATCTAAAAGCCTTGATCCAAAAGCTCGAACCCACAGTTCAAACGCCCCTAATTGTACGTTCTTCAGCAATTGGCGAAGATTCTGAATCAGCTTCCGCTGCGGGACAGTATATTAGTATTCTCAACGTTACCAGTAAAGATCAATTAGAATCAGCCATTATTGATTGCCAGGCTTCCTATCTAGACAGCAGTGCGATCGAGTATCGTCGCCAAAACCAGCAACAAGAGTCATCGATGGCGATCTTAATCCAGCGACAGATTGAGGGTCAATATAGCGGGGTGGCATTTAGTCGCGATCCTGTAAATCAGTTACGAGATACAGTAGCGATCGAGGCATTACCAGGCAAAGCAACCAAAATCGTCTCAGGTAAATATACTCCTCAAAGATATCAGGTGGAGATTTCTCAGACCTCTTCGGCAACTTCATTAGAAGAGCAGACAATTACTGTGATTGCCGAAAAGTCACAGCAGAGTAACGTTATTCCCCAGCACATTATTGAATCGGTAGCACTTTTAGCCAGGGAAATGGAGGATTTATTTGAGGGAATTCCCCAGGATATTGAGTGGACTTATGACGGCACTAGACTATGGCTATTGCAGGTACGTCCTATTACAACCATGCAGCCGATTTGGACGAGACGCATCGCTGCGGAGGTGATTCCTGGCAAAATTCGTCCCCTAACCTGGTCGATTAATCAGCCTTTAACCTGTGGTGTTTGGGGTAAAATCTTTACAATTGTCTTAGGAGATCGCGCTAAAGATTTAAACTTCGAGCAAACTGCTACCCTACACTTTGCTAGCGCCTATTTTAATGCCTCTTTGTTAGGTACGATTTTCCGTCGCATGGGTCTGCCACCCGAAAGCCTAGAATTTCTGACCAGAGGAGCAACATTTAGCAAACCACCCTTGAGTTCGACCGTGAGAAACTTGCCTGGACTCTGGCGACTTTTAAAACGAGAATGGCGCTTAGACACTGACTTTGAGAGCGATCGCGTCAAGCTTTTTCGTCCCATTCTGGCGGCAATTGCCAACCAACCAACCACAGAATTATCATCGACAGAAATTATTGAAAGGATTAATACAATTCTGGGACTACTGGATAAAGCGACCTATTACAATATTCTCGCTCCTCTCAGCTTTGCTATTCGCCAAGGCATGTTTAAAGTTGCCGAAACTGAATTAGATAATAGTCAAGCGCCAGAAGTCATGGCAGTAAGTTATTTAGCCGAAATAGCGACTGAAGCCCGTAAACTTTTAGCCACCGAACAAATCACCTTTGACTCCAGTGCCTCCTTATTTGCTCATATTGCCGAAAATTCCGAAGGGAGCAGCGTCATGGAGCGATTCAATCTCTGGCTAGATCAATATGGCTATTTAAGTGAAGTAGCGACAGACATTGCCGTACCGCGCTGGCAAGATAAGCCTGGTATTCCGCGACAGATGTTTACTCGGTTTTACTTTGATGTCCACGGTGCCAAAATTGCCCAAGCCAAATCTAGTATTTCTTCACAGTCTTGGCAGGCAAAATTAGTCCAAAAAAGATTAGACCTTAAAAGTCAGGTAGGAGAAATATACAACAGACTATTAGCACAATTGCGTTGGGCTTTTCTAGCTTTAGAACAACAGTGGCTGGATTGCGGTTTAATTGCTGAAGCAGGAGACATTTTTCTACTCAAGCTAGAGGAAATTACTACTCTGGTAAACAATAGCGCTCAACATCACCCACTCAAACAAGATTTACCCGAACTAATTCAAACCAGAAAGCAACAGTGGCAAGCAGCAGTAAAATTAAATCCTGTCCCTAAATTAGTTTATGGCAAACCCCAAACCATTACCTGGCAAGCGCCTACAATTAACCTACCCAATCAGATACAGGGTATTGGTAGTAGCTCTGGTCAAATTGAAGGAGTAATCAAAGTTATTTCTAGTCTGCAACAAAGCGATAGCGAAGCGTGGGCTGCGCCCAATCGCATCAATCGCCAAACCATTATCGTTGTTCCCTACACCGACGCTGGCTGGTCACCTCTTCTTGCCCGTGCAGGGGGGTTAATTTCGGAAGTGGGAGGTCGTTTGTCTCATGGTGCGATCATCGCTAGAGAATACAATATTCCTGCGGTTATGGACGTAGATAATGCCATGAACTTATTTCATGATGGCCAATTAGTCAGACTAGATGGTCAGACAGGAATTATCGAAATACTTAACTAA
- a CDS encoding hemolysin family protein: MLSLIIVVAVVLSGSAFCSGAEAAILSISPIKVRQLAQSKKPAALALASIRLHITRPIATIVILNNIFNIVGSILVGSLTTKILGLKWLGLVSGVLTFLIIIFGEITPKTVGQRYAEPISLFVAIPVKFLTIIFTPLVWLVERATSPLVKRQSLPTTDEAEIKFLTNIGYQEGVIEDDEAEMIQRVFQLNDLNASDLMSPRIIVTYLKGEQTLAECQSEIIKSQHTRILVINETIDDVTGLVLKDELLTAMIEGHGDRQINTLQRPAHFVPETNRADKLLKVFQENREHLAVVLDEYGGMAGVVTLEDVLEVLTGEIVDETDRNVDLQEIARKKRLRLLKSRGINNESLT, encoded by the coding sequence ATGCTTTCTCTGATTATCGTTGTCGCCGTGGTCTTATCTGGTTCGGCCTTTTGTTCTGGGGCGGAAGCGGCAATACTGTCTATTTCGCCGATTAAAGTTAGGCAATTAGCTCAATCTAAAAAACCAGCAGCTTTAGCTCTGGCAAGTATTCGTTTGCATATTACTCGACCCATAGCCACGATTGTTATTCTCAACAATATTTTTAATATTGTTGGCAGTATTCTGGTTGGTAGTCTGACTACGAAGATATTAGGCCTTAAGTGGTTAGGACTCGTGTCGGGAGTTCTCACGTTTTTAATTATTATCTTTGGCGAAATTACACCTAAAACCGTAGGTCAACGCTATGCTGAACCAATCAGTTTATTTGTCGCCATTCCTGTTAAGTTTTTAACCATAATTTTTACGCCCTTAGTGTGGCTAGTTGAACGTGCCACTTCTCCTCTGGTTAAACGTCAGAGCCTACCCACTACTGATGAGGCTGAAATTAAATTTTTAACTAACATCGGTTATCAAGAAGGGGTGATCGAAGACGATGAAGCAGAAATGATTCAGCGAGTATTTCAGCTAAACGACCTCAACGCTTCAGATTTAATGAGTCCGCGTATTATTGTCACTTATCTAAAGGGCGAACAAACCTTAGCTGAATGTCAATCCGAAATTATCAAATCTCAGCATACTCGCATCTTAGTAATTAACGAAACTATTGATGATGTTACGGGTTTGGTGCTAAAAGACGAACTTCTAACCGCTATGATTGAAGGACATGGCGATCGCCAAATTAATACTCTTCAGCGTCCCGCCCATTTTGTTCCTGAAACTAATCGTGCCGATAAACTTCTTAAGGTATTTCAAGAAAACCGCGAACATTTAGCAGTAGTCCTCGACGAATACGGTGGAATGGCAGGAGTTGTCACCCTGGAAGACGTTTTAGAAGTGCTGACAGGAGAAATTGTTGATGAGACTGACCGTAATGTAGATTTACAAGAGATTGCTCGTAAGAAGCGTCTACGCTTACTTAAATCCAGAGGAATTAACAACGAGTCATTAACTTAA
- a CDS encoding phytanoyl-CoA dioxygenase family protein encodes MYRPDRVLTQEQQDLLPTEEDVCFYESHGWYISPPVIPEVVIDRAIAGSQAFYQGARDGVLPIATGYSNWKPEDGDIIRNNEFVSLQKAELKQLALQPVIGAIAAKLARTSEIRILDDQLVYKPPAKSSARVSSAVGWHSDRAYWSTCSSDNLLTAWIPFHDCDEARGPLVVLDQSHRWPGLQSMRHFNNANLRELIQELQAAGKQVVEIPMTLKKGQVSFHHCWAIHGSYPNHSQQHRQALAVHLQDRDNCYQPYTNPQGKEIHIFDEQLCRKLANGDPDFSDPQVFPVVWVAP; translated from the coding sequence ATGTATAGACCCGATCGAGTTCTTACTCAAGAACAGCAAGATCTTTTGCCCACAGAAGAAGATGTTTGCTTTTATGAGTCACACGGCTGGTATATCTCCCCCCCCGTAATTCCTGAAGTCGTAATCGATCGGGCGATCGCTGGTAGCCAAGCATTTTATCAGGGAGCTAGGGATGGAGTGCTTCCCATCGCTACAGGCTATAGCAACTGGAAACCAGAAGACGGCGATATTATCCGCAACAACGAATTTGTCTCACTGCAAAAAGCCGAACTAAAGCAGTTAGCACTTCAACCAGTCATTGGCGCGATCGCCGCTAAATTAGCCAGGACTAGTGAGATTCGGATTTTAGACGATCAACTAGTCTACAAACCTCCTGCTAAGTCGTCGGCAAGAGTTAGTAGCGCGGTGGGGTGGCACAGCGATCGCGCTTACTGGAGTACCTGTAGTTCAGATAATCTTTTGACTGCCTGGATTCCTTTCCACGATTGTGATGAAGCAAGAGGCCCTTTAGTAGTTTTAGACCAAAGTCATCGCTGGCCTGGTTTACAGTCAATGCGCCATTTTAATAATGCTAATTTAAGGGAGCTAATCCAAGAGTTACAAGCAGCAGGCAAACAAGTAGTTGAAATCCCCATGACTCTTAAAAAAGGTCAGGTTAGCTTCCATCACTGCTGGGCAATCCATGGCAGTTATCCTAATCATAGTCAACAGCATCGACAAGCCTTGGCAGTTCATCTTCAGGATCGAGATAATTGTTATCAACCCTACACCAATCCACAGGGCAAAGAAATTCATATTTTCGATGAACAACTCTGTCGTAAGCTAGCCAACGGCGATCCTGATTTTAGCGATCCCCAAGTATTTCCTGTGGTTTGGGTTGCGCCGTAA
- the lepB gene encoding signal peptidase I, giving the protein MRRERSRKIIVGFIAGLIGAIFLYPLFLALFIRGFIAEARYIPAESMLPTLQVNDRLIINKLAYRFSPPQRGDIIIFSPTEALQQQDYHEAFIKRIIGLPGDKIQIEDGKVYINDRPLQENYIQDLPNYEYKTQVVAANSYFVLGDNRNNSYDSHYWGFVPRQNIIGKATQRFYPFARAGSLIGK; this is encoded by the coding sequence ATGCGTCGAGAGCGATCGCGAAAAATCATCGTCGGATTTATCGCTGGATTAATTGGCGCTATCTTTTTGTATCCCCTATTTTTGGCGCTCTTTATCCGTGGGTTTATCGCTGAAGCTCGATACATTCCCGCAGAATCAATGCTGCCAACTTTGCAAGTTAACGATCGCCTGATCATTAACAAGTTGGCTTATCGATTTAGTCCACCTCAACGAGGAGATATTATTATCTTTTCACCAACTGAAGCATTACAGCAGCAAGACTACCACGAAGCTTTTATTAAGCGCATTATTGGGCTACCAGGGGATAAAATCCAGATCGAGGACGGAAAAGTATATATTAATGATCGGCCATTACAGGAAAATTATATTCAAGATTTGCCTAACTATGAATACAAAACTCAAGTAGTTGCAGCTAATTCTTATTTCGTTTTGGGTGACAATCGCAATAATAGCTATGATAGCCATTACTGGGGGTTTGTTCCCCGTCAGAATATTATCGGCAAGGCTACTCAGCGATTTTATCCTTTTGCTCGCGCTGGTTCACTGATCGGCAAATAA
- the fabF gene encoding beta-ketoacyl-ACP synthase II — MTNRQNKRVVITGLGAITPIGKNLADYWDSLLQGRSGVGAVTLFDASEHACQIAAEVKNFDPHEYLDKKDAKRMDRFAQFGVCASIQAIADAQLEINELNADRVGVLIGTGVGGLRVMETQNENLLTKGPKKVSPFTIPMMIANMAAGLTAIHTGAKGPNSCTVTACAAGSHAIGDAFRLIQGGYAEAMICGGAEAAVTPLSFAGFSSAKALSTRNDSPENASRPFDRDRDGFVMGEGSGILLLEELEQALKRGARIYAEIVGYGMTCDAYHMTSPVPGGQGATKAIELALADGNLNPNQVDYINAHGTSTQANDSNETKAIKKALGERASQITVSSTKSMTGHLLGGSGGIEAVATVMAIANNRVPPTINLENLDPDCDLDYVPNSSREQEVNVALSNSFGFGGHNVTLAFKKYS; from the coding sequence ATGACAAATAGGCAAAACAAGCGGGTTGTAATCACGGGCTTGGGTGCAATTACCCCCATTGGTAAAAATCTAGCGGACTATTGGGATAGTTTATTGCAGGGGCGAAGTGGAGTAGGTGCAGTAACTCTATTTGATGCCTCAGAACACGCCTGTCAAATTGCTGCGGAAGTTAAGAACTTCGATCCTCACGAGTATCTCGATAAAAAAGATGCCAAACGGATGGATCGCTTCGCTCAATTTGGTGTTTGCGCCAGTATACAAGCGATCGCCGATGCCCAACTGGAAATTAATGAGCTTAATGCCGATCGGGTGGGAGTCCTAATTGGTACAGGGGTGGGAGGTCTTAGAGTAATGGAAACTCAAAATGAAAATCTGCTCACCAAAGGGCCCAAAAAAGTAAGCCCCTTCACAATTCCCATGATGATCGCCAATATGGCAGCGGGTTTGACGGCAATTCATACGGGAGCTAAAGGCCCCAATTCTTGCACGGTAACGGCCTGTGCTGCGGGTTCTCATGCCATTGGTGATGCTTTTCGGTTAATTCAGGGAGGCTATGCCGAGGCGATGATTTGTGGAGGCGCAGAAGCGGCAGTGACTCCTCTTTCCTTTGCTGGTTTCAGCTCGGCAAAAGCACTTTCTACTCGTAACGACAGCCCAGAAAATGCTAGTAGACCATTCGATCGCGATCGCGATGGTTTTGTCATGGGGGAAGGTTCGGGGATTTTATTGCTGGAAGAACTCGAACAAGCGCTTAAGCGTGGTGCCAGAATTTATGCGGAGATTGTCGGCTATGGTATGACCTGTGATGCCTATCACATGACCTCTCCTGTACCTGGGGGACAGGGTGCTACTAAAGCGATTGAGCTAGCGTTAGCAGATGGAAATTTAAATCCTAATCAAGTTGATTATATTAATGCCCACGGTACTAGTACTCAGGCTAATGACTCCAACGAAACTAAGGCCATTAAAAAGGCGTTGGGAGAAAGAGCAAGTCAAATCACAGTTAGCTCTACTAAGTCGATGACTGGTCATTTATTAGGTGGTTCTGGGGGAATTGAGGCCGTGGCTACAGTAATGGCGATCGCCAATAATCGAGTTCCACCCACTATTAATCTAGAAAATCTCGATCCAGATTGTGATTTAGACTATGTACCTAATTCTAGTAGAGAGCAGGAAGTAAACGTTGCCCTATCAAATTCCTTTGGTTTTGGCGGTCATAACGTTACTCTAGCTTTTAAAAAATATAGCTAA